A genomic window from Salvia hispanica cultivar TCC Black 2014 chromosome 5, UniMelb_Shisp_WGS_1.0, whole genome shotgun sequence includes:
- the LOC125188971 gene encoding phosphoethanolamine N-methyltransferase 1 isoform X1, translating to MAAVQEQEREVQKSYWTEHSADLTLEAMMLDSKAADLDKEERPEVMSLLPHFEGKSVLELGAGIGRFTSELAKTAGQVIALDFIESVIKKNEATNGHHKNVKFICADVTSPDLTFPEGSLDVIFSNWLLMYLSDKEVQDLAKRLVKWLKVGGYIFFRESCFHQSGDHKRKSNPTHYREPSFYTKVFKECESADNSGNSFELALIGCKCIGAYVKNKKNQNQICWLWQKVTSDDDRKFQKFLDTVQYKCSGILRYERVFGQGYVSTGGLETTSEFVAKLDLQPGQKVLDVGCGIGGGDFYMAEKYDVHVVGIDLSINMISFALERAIGLNCAVEFEVADCTKKEYPDGSFDVIYSRDTILHIQDKPALFRSFYKWLKPGGKVLISDYCRNSGTPSAEFAEYIKQRGYDLHDVKAYGQMLRDAGFVDVVAEDRTDQFLKVLQKELATVEKDKETFISDFSEEDYNDIVGGWKAKLVRSSSGEQRWGLFIGKKQ from the exons ATGGCTGCCGTTCAAG AGCAAGAGCGTGAGGTTCAGAAGAGTTACTGGACGGAGCATTCTGCTGACCTCACACTGGAAGCTATGATGCTTGATTCCAAGGCGGCTGATCTTGACAAAGAAGAGAGGCCTGAG GTGATGTCTCTGCTCCCACACTTTGAGGGAAAGTCAGTTCTGGAGCTTGGAGCCGGCATTGGCCGCTTCACCAGTGAACTGGCTAAAACAGCCGGTCAAGTGATTGCTCTTGACTTCATTGAAAGTGTGATAAAGAAG AACGAAGCTACCAACGGGCAtcataaaaatgtcaaatttatCTGCGCTGACGTGACATCTCCGGACCTGACCTTCCCTGAAGGGTCTCTGGACGTGATATTCTCAAACTGGCTACTAATGTATCTCTCGGACAAAGAG GTTCAGGACCTTGCAAAGAGACTGGTCAAATGGTTAAAAGTTGGTGGCTATATCTTCTTCAGAGAGTCGTGTTTCCATCAGTCCGGTGATCACAAGCGAAAGTCTAATCCCACTCATTACCGTGAACCAAGTTTCTATACCAAG GTGTTCAAAGAATGTGAATCGGCTGACAATTCTGGGAATTCATTTGAGCTTGCTCTCATTGGCTGCAAGTGCATTGGAGCTTATGTGAAAAACAAGAAGAATCAGAATCAG ATTTGCTGGCTCTGGCAAAAGGTTACTTCAGATGATGACAGGAAATTCCAGAAATTCTTGGACACAGTCCAATACAAATGCAGTGGAATATTGCGCTATGAGCGCGTCTTTGGACAGGGATACGTGAGCACCGGAGGACTAG AAACAACTAGTGAATTTGTGGCCAAACTGGACCTTCAGCCCGGCCAGAAGGTCCTAGACGTGGGGTGCGGCATTGGTGGAGGCGATTTCTATATGGCAGAGAAGTACGACGTTCATGTTGTTGGCATAGACCTCTCCATCAACATGATCTCTTTCGCTCTCGAGCGTGCCATTGGCCTCAACTGTGCAGTTGAATTTGAAGTTGCCGACTGCACCAAGAAAGAGTATCCCGATGGCTCATTTGATGTGATCTACAGTCGCGATACAATCCTTCACATTCAA GACAAGCCTGCATTATTCAGGTCGTTCTACAAGTGGCTGAAGCCGGGAGGCAAAGTCCTCATAAGCGACTACTGCAGAAACTCTGGGACCCCATCTGCTGAATTTGCAGAGTACATTAAGCAAAGGGGATATGATCTGCACGATGTTAAGGCTTATGGCCAG ATGCTTCGTGATGCTGGCTTCGTTGATGTCGTTGCTGAGGATCGAACTGATCAG TTCTTGAAAGTTCTCCAGAAGGAATTGGCGACGGTGGAGAAGGACAAGGAAACATTTATAAGCGACTTCTCTGAG GAGGACTACAACGACATAGTTGGAGGCTGGAAGGCTAAGCTCGTGCGGAGCTCCTCGGGGGAGCAGAGGTGGGGTCTGTTTATCGGCAAGAAACAGTGA
- the LOC125188971 gene encoding phosphoethanolamine N-methyltransferase 1 isoform X2 — translation MVMSLLPHFEGKSVLELGAGIGRFTSELAKTAGQVIALDFIESVIKKNEATNGHHKNVKFICADVTSPDLTFPEGSLDVIFSNWLLMYLSDKEVQDLAKRLVKWLKVGGYIFFRESCFHQSGDHKRKSNPTHYREPSFYTKVFKECESADNSGNSFELALIGCKCIGAYVKNKKNQNQICWLWQKVTSDDDRKFQKFLDTVQYKCSGILRYERVFGQGYVSTGGLETTSEFVAKLDLQPGQKVLDVGCGIGGGDFYMAEKYDVHVVGIDLSINMISFALERAIGLNCAVEFEVADCTKKEYPDGSFDVIYSRDTILHIQDKPALFRSFYKWLKPGGKVLISDYCRNSGTPSAEFAEYIKQRGYDLHDVKAYGQMLRDAGFVDVVAEDRTDQFLKVLQKELATVEKDKETFISDFSEEDYNDIVGGWKAKLVRSSSGEQRWGLFIGKKQ, via the exons ATG GTGATGTCTCTGCTCCCACACTTTGAGGGAAAGTCAGTTCTGGAGCTTGGAGCCGGCATTGGCCGCTTCACCAGTGAACTGGCTAAAACAGCCGGTCAAGTGATTGCTCTTGACTTCATTGAAAGTGTGATAAAGAAG AACGAAGCTACCAACGGGCAtcataaaaatgtcaaatttatCTGCGCTGACGTGACATCTCCGGACCTGACCTTCCCTGAAGGGTCTCTGGACGTGATATTCTCAAACTGGCTACTAATGTATCTCTCGGACAAAGAG GTTCAGGACCTTGCAAAGAGACTGGTCAAATGGTTAAAAGTTGGTGGCTATATCTTCTTCAGAGAGTCGTGTTTCCATCAGTCCGGTGATCACAAGCGAAAGTCTAATCCCACTCATTACCGTGAACCAAGTTTCTATACCAAG GTGTTCAAAGAATGTGAATCGGCTGACAATTCTGGGAATTCATTTGAGCTTGCTCTCATTGGCTGCAAGTGCATTGGAGCTTATGTGAAAAACAAGAAGAATCAGAATCAG ATTTGCTGGCTCTGGCAAAAGGTTACTTCAGATGATGACAGGAAATTCCAGAAATTCTTGGACACAGTCCAATACAAATGCAGTGGAATATTGCGCTATGAGCGCGTCTTTGGACAGGGATACGTGAGCACCGGAGGACTAG AAACAACTAGTGAATTTGTGGCCAAACTGGACCTTCAGCCCGGCCAGAAGGTCCTAGACGTGGGGTGCGGCATTGGTGGAGGCGATTTCTATATGGCAGAGAAGTACGACGTTCATGTTGTTGGCATAGACCTCTCCATCAACATGATCTCTTTCGCTCTCGAGCGTGCCATTGGCCTCAACTGTGCAGTTGAATTTGAAGTTGCCGACTGCACCAAGAAAGAGTATCCCGATGGCTCATTTGATGTGATCTACAGTCGCGATACAATCCTTCACATTCAA GACAAGCCTGCATTATTCAGGTCGTTCTACAAGTGGCTGAAGCCGGGAGGCAAAGTCCTCATAAGCGACTACTGCAGAAACTCTGGGACCCCATCTGCTGAATTTGCAGAGTACATTAAGCAAAGGGGATATGATCTGCACGATGTTAAGGCTTATGGCCAG ATGCTTCGTGATGCTGGCTTCGTTGATGTCGTTGCTGAGGATCGAACTGATCAG TTCTTGAAAGTTCTCCAGAAGGAATTGGCGACGGTGGAGAAGGACAAGGAAACATTTATAAGCGACTTCTCTGAG GAGGACTACAACGACATAGTTGGAGGCTGGAAGGCTAAGCTCGTGCGGAGCTCCTCGGGGGAGCAGAGGTGGGGTCTGTTTATCGGCAAGAAACAGTGA
- the LOC125187130 gene encoding WUSCHEL-related homeobox 1: MWMMGYSDGGGDFNTIQDRKLRPLIPRPASCLSRIHGADIFALNHHLAMAEQGKRDLTTQQVVVSSRWNPTPEQLQTLEELYRRGTRTPSAEQIQHITTELRRYGKIEGKNVFYWFQNHKARERQKRRRQLESYPDVEQAQSNQQENGEKREEAAANTTLFEVEHTKDWPSPTHSTTPAAAAAAQKSGEAEAECKADDGWVQFEEEAELQRRRNATLQMMNLSCSSSSSSSAPTSTIPSTLATMQFNPQDFFNIFFQPYDHSSSPAADAQTLQLFPLQSDTDCHRRQDIPDAVSLNNIAAPFQFFEFLPLKN, translated from the exons ATGTGGATGATGGGATACAGCGACGGCGGCGGAGATTTCAACACCATCCAAGACCGCAAACTCCGCCCCCTCATCCCCCGCCCCGCCTCTTGCCTCTCCCGCATCCATGGCGCCGACATTTTCGCCCTCAATCACCATCTCG CAATGGCGGAGCAAGGGAAGCGAGATCTGACGACGCAGCAAGTGGTGGTGAGCTCGAGGTGGAACCCGACGCCGGAGCAGCTGCAGACGCTGGAGGAGCTGTACCGGCGGGGGACGCGGACGCCGTCGGCCGAGCAAATCCAGCACATCACGACGGAGCTCCGGCGGTACGGGAAGATCGAGGGGAAGAACGTGTTCTACTGGTTCCAGAACCACAAGGCGAGGGAGAGGCAGAAGCGGCGGCGCCAGCTGGAGTCGTATCCCGACGTCGAGCAGGCGCAGAGCAATCAGCAAGAAAacggagagaagagagaagaagcGGCAG CGAATACGACACTATTTGAAGTTGAACACACCAAGGACTGGCCATCTCCTACTCACTCTACTACacctgctgctgctgctgctgctcaG AAAAGTGGAGAGGCAGAGGCAGAATGTAAAGCAGATGATGGATGGGTACAGTTCGAAGAGGAGGCAGAGCTGCAACGGAGAAGGAATGCCACGTTGCAGATGATGAATTTGTCTtgttcttcttcatcatcctcTTCCGCCCCCACTTCCACTATTCCTTCTACACTTGCTACTATGCAATTCAACCCTCAAGatttcttcaacattttcTTCCAACCCTACGACCACTCCTCCTCCCCCGCCGCCGACGCACAGACCCTCCAGCTCTTCCCCCTTCAGAGCGACACCGACTGCCACCGCCGCCAGGATATTCCGGATGCTGTTTCCCTCAATAATATTGCTGCCCCTTTCCAGTTTTTCGAATTCCTTCCTTTaaagaattga
- the LOC125188473 gene encoding thaumatin-like protein — MSTNSASLYSTTLTPTMESLKQPLFSLLFLSLLTLHISATTMTLYNKCSHPVWPGIQPGSGSPVLAKGGFKLPPGKSYALQLPAGWSGRVWGRHGCSFDAAGRGRCATGDCGGSLYCNGLGGTPPATLAEITLGNEQDFYDVSLVDGYNLAISITPFRGKGKCSYAGCVSDLNMMCPVGLQVRSHDKKRVVACKSACFAFNSPRYCCTGSFGNPQTCKPTAYSRIFKTACPKAYSYAYDDPTSIATCTGGNYLLTFCAHH, encoded by the exons ATGAGCACAAACTCTGCTTCACTCTACTCCACCACCCTCACTCCCACCATGGAATCCCTCAAACAAcccctcttctctctcctctttctcTCCCTCCTCACTCTTCACATCTCAG CTACAACAATGACGCTGTACAACAAATGCAGCCACCCTGTCTGGCCTGGGATCCAGCCTGGCAGCGGCTCTCCGGTGCTGGCCAAGGGCGGATTCAAGCTGCCTCCGGGGAAATCGTACGCGCTCCAGCTCCCCGCCGGCTGGTCCGGCCGCGTCTGGGGCCGCCACGGCTGCTCCTTCGACGCCGCCGGCCGCGGCCGCTGCGCCACCGGCGACTGCGGCGGATCTCTCTACTGCAACGGCCTCGGCGGAACCCCTCCCGCGACGCTGGCTGAGATTACCCTCGGGAACGAGCAGGATTTCTATGACGTCAGCCTCGTCGACGGCTACAATCTGGCCATCTCCATCACTCCCTTCCGCGGCAAAG GCAAATGCAGCTACGCCGGGTGTGTGAGCGACCTAAACATGATGTGCCCGGTCGGTCTACAGGTCCGTTCTCACGATAAGAAGAGGGTAGTGGCGTGCAAGAGCGCGTGCTTCGCCTTCAACTCGCCCAGGTACTGCTGCACAGGGAGCTTCGGGAACCCTCAGACGTGCAAGCCCACGGCCTATTCTCGGATCTTCAAGACCGCTTGCCCCAAGGCCTACTCGTATGCCTACGACGACCCCACCAGCATCGCCACTTGCACCGGCGGCAACTATTTGCTCACTTTCTGCGCCCACCATTAG
- the LOC125188474 gene encoding ras-related protein RABA6b-like — translation MEGSFDEECDYLFKAVLIGDSAVGKSNLLSRFARDEFCLESKPTIGVEFAYRNIRIGDKLIKAQIWDTAGQERFRAITSSYYRGAMGALLVYDTTRRSTFESLRKWLTELREFGSREMVVVLVGNKSDLAHSREVSLEDGQSLAQLEDLSFMETSAKENLNVEEAFLQMINKIYALTSHKALNTKPSDQKTDTINVETLSGNKEIICIDEVSATKQTSRCCAY, via the exons ATGGAAGGTTCGTTCGACGAAGAGTGTGACTATTTGTTCAAGGCGGTTCTAATAGGAGACTCGGCCGTGGGGAAGTCCAATCTGCTGTCGAGGTTTGCTAGAGATGAGTTTTGTTTGGAGTCGAAGCCGACCATCGGAGTCGAATTCGCCTACCGGAATATTAGGATCGGCGATAAGCTCATCAAAGCTCAGATATGGGATACCGCCGGCCAAGAAAG ATTCCGAGCCATCACGAGCTCATACTACCGCGGGGCAATGGGTGCCCTTCTCGTTTATGACACAACGAGGAGGTCGACATTCGAGAGCCTAAGGAAGTGGTTGACGGAGTTGAGGGAGTTTGGTAGCCGTGAGATGGTGGTAGTGCTGGTCGGAAACAAGTCCGACCTCGCCCACTCCCGAGAGGTCAGCTTGGAAGATGGTCAAAGCCTAGCCCAACTTGAGGACCTCTCCTTCATGGAAACTTCAGCCAAGGAGAATTTAAACGTGGAAGAAGCATTTTTGCAAATGATCAATAAGATCTATGCCCTCACTTCTCATAAGGCCCTAAACACTAAACCAAGTGATCAAAAAACTGATACTATTAATGTTGAAACACTAAGTGGGAACAAGGAAATCATATGTATCGATGAAGTGTCTGCCACTAAACAAACTAGTCGATGTTGCGCTTATTGA